The window tttctctcctcatACTCAGGATCGTCCGTTGGAAGCTCAAACCTACAGACAGGGCAAGAATTCCTGGAATCTAACCAGGGCACAATGCAGTCCCCATGGTAACCATGCCCACATGGCAATTTCCTCGCTGTCGCACCCACTGGCACGGATTCTTTACAGATCGCGCACACTAAACCACCCTCCTCCAGCGTGATTTCCACCGTCTCCAGCGCCGCAACTGCAGATCTGGCCGCAGGTGGTGCCCCTCTCCTCGCTCCTCCGTCGCTCTCTGCCAGGTTCTGCAATAACGCCTCGTATCCCGCAGCATCCACATAATCCTCCGGATTCCCTACATAACCATCCAATTCAGGCATCTCCATGCGCAATTCGATCGAGTTGTCCTCCAAACCCATCAGGATCTCGGACCAGTCCAGGATCCGGTTCCTGTTCCGTCCGCTGGTAGCGCGAGAGGCAAAATCCCTGATCCGGAGCCGAAGGATGTCCCGGCGCCTTCGACGGCGATCCCCTTCATTGTCCTCCCGATCGCGATCGTCATCTTCCTCCCCAATCTCATCTTCAGATCG is drawn from Macadamia integrifolia cultivar HAES 741 chromosome 7, SCU_Mint_v3, whole genome shotgun sequence and contains these coding sequences:
- the LOC122083367 gene encoding E3 ubiquitin-protein ligase CIP8-like, with product MAETSPQPTASEPTQQQQQPSQYWCYHCDKRVSVETLADINDLTCCECKNGFVESIAVSAPPSLPTTPPTDFNSLRPSFSQQFLQVLRLIAQSSRDEDAPPSPPQLPDSASDPPAPAEGDDFLRIELDGWDNDDDDDEDEVEFSNIDAERSEDEIGEEDDDRDREDNEGDRRRRRRDILRLRIRDFASRATSGRNRNRILDWSEILMGLEDNSIELRMEMPELDGYVGNPEDYVDAAGYEALLQNLAESDGGARRGAPPAARSAVAALETVEITLEEGGLVCAICKESVPVGATARKLPCGHGYHGDCIVPWLDSRNSCPVCRFELPTDDPEYEERKKRSTATAAVGPSDSGSSDQ